The Arachis ipaensis cultivar K30076 chromosome B07, Araip1.1, whole genome shotgun sequence genomic interval CTGATCATTCATTCCTAGCTTCCAAAGCATGAACTCTGTACATCAAAGCTCTGCCATCTACAATTGGCTACTGGCAAAGAAACTAAAATTTGTACCTTTAAATCTCTATTAAGATAATTAATTCAAATTATGGACTTgcgttttaattttctttaactTGTGTTATATGTAATATCTCATTTGAATATCTTTCTTCATTGTACTTTTGTGGTATTCaattatgatgaattgatgatgtatTTATAATATGCTGAGGAAAAGGGCTAGCTTCAAATGTTTCTAATAAATTAAAGCTATATACTCTTATATTCTTATTTTAATGGATCTTTTATATGAATATATTAAGTAATTCATCATGTAAGAATATATTATCAGTATAAACTCTCAATATATTATCAGTATAACATGTGATAAATATGATCACTATTATTGTTTCAATGAGTTCAGAGAAATGAGTCACCGATATAGCTttcattaattttattaattgatcaattttatatttataattttatactgaACTTCTCAATTTGTATAGAATTGTGAATTAATTTaggtttataattttattctattaGTAATGGAGAAATATTTCAAAAGAACTTCATCATTGGAGATTGGATCCCAAAACAATTCATCGACTTCTTCTAACAAGAGGATATTTTTAGAATTCGAAGTAGAGAGCCTCATAGCAGATCCAGGACAACAACCAAAGATTTCAAGTTATCATCCGAATGACAGAGACAAAGTTAGATGTGCATATTTGCAAAAAGGTCCTTGTCAACTAAGGAATCATGATTTTTCACAAACTGCTTGTGGTTCTTCTTTTCGAAGATTTAATCCTAATTGGTTTGATGATTATGGCAATTGGTTAGAGTATAGTATATCAAAAGATGCTATTTTTTGTCTTTGTTGTTATCTTATGAAACCTGAGACTGAAGGTGGCGATGCTTTTGTAACCAATGGCTTTTCAAATTGGAAAAAAAAGGAGAGATTACAAACTCATGTTAGGATTCATGATAGTGCTCATAATCAAGCTTGGAGAAAATATGAAGCACTTATGAAACCAAAACAACATATTAGTGCTGCTATTGAAAAACAATCTGAGCAAGCTAAAAAGAATTATCAAATTCATTTGACAGCCACAATTGATTGTATTAGATTTCTTTTGCGACAAGGATTGGCCTTTCGTGGTAATGATGAGACAGATGATTCTGTTAATCAAGAAAATTTTTTGGAACTTCTAAACTTTCTTGCGGAACATAATGAAGAGATTGGTCGTACTTTCAAAAATGCTCGTGGGAATCTTAAACTAAGAGCTCCCTCAATTCAAAAAGATATTGTAAAAGCTGCTGCAAGTGAAACGACAAAAGTTATTGTTAATGATCTTGGGGATGAATTGTTTGCTGTTTTGGTTGATGAAGCCCGCGACATTTCTATTAAGGAGCAACTGTCAGTTTGTTTAAGGTATGTGAATAAAGAAGGGCAAGTTAGGGAGCATTTTCTTGGTCTTGTTCATGTTTCTAATACTAATGCTTTATCTCTAAAATTAGCATTGGAGTCATTATTAGAAACATATAATTTAAGTTTATCAAGAGTACGTGGCCAAGGATATAATGGTGCAAGTAATATGCAAGGAGAATTTAATGGTTTAAAAACTTTGATATTGAAAGAAAATTCTTATGCTTTCTATGTACATTGCTTTGCTCACCAACTTCAGTTAGCTCTTGTAACGGTTGCAAAAAAACAAGTTGAAATTGCTTTGCTTTTTAATTTGTTAACCAATTTGTGCAATGTTGTTGGAGCTTCGTGTAAACGAAGAGATATGCTTCATGATAGTCAGATGACTAAGACAATTGAAGCATTAAAAAGTGGAGAAATTGCTAGTGGACGTGGTTTGAATTAAGAAATAGCTTTGAAAAGAGCTGGAGATACTAGATGGGGTTCACACTATGGAACTATACTTagattaatttctttgtttccttcCGTGGTCAATGTTCTTGAATATGTTGAGGAAGATGGAAATAATTCAGAACAAAGAGCTGAAGCATGTCATTTATTGAATGTCATTCAATCCTTTGAATTCATTTTCAACTTGCACTTGATGAAAAATATCTTGGGAGTTACTAATGAATTATCTCAAGCATTACAAATGAATGATCAAAACATTGTAAATGCTATGGCATTGGTTAAAGTGTCTAAGCAACGGTTGCAAACTATAAGAGATGATGGTTGGTCTCTTTTAGTTGACGAAGTCTCATTGTTTTATGACAAATATAATATTACTGTTCCAAAAATGGATGATATATTTGTGTCACAAGGAAGATCAAGACGCAAAGCTCAAAAGATCTCAAATTTGCATCATTTTCAAGTTGAGATATTCTATCAAGTAGTTGATagacaacttcaagaactcaacaaCCGTTTTATAGAGGTGAATACTGAATTACTTCTTTGTATAGCTTGTCTGAATCCAAGACACTCATTTCTTGCATTTGATAAGGAGAAGTTAATCCAGTTAGCTCAATTCTATCCATTAGAATTTTCTTCTACTCAACTTTTGGCACTTGATAGTCAACTTGAGAACTTCATACTAGATGTGCGTTCTGATGATCAATTCTCAAACTTAAATGGGATTGGTGCTCTTTCTCAGAAATTGGTTGAGActcgaaaaaatattgtttatccaTTAGTGTTTCTTCTTTTGAAGTTAGCTTTAGTTTTTCCTGTAGCAACTGCATCAGTTGAAAGAACCTTTTCTGCTATGAACATCATAAAGAGTCGGCTTCGCAACCGTATGGgagatgaatttttaaatgattgtttagtGACATACATAGAAAGAGAAACATTTGATTGTATTGACAATGAAAAGATTCAATCTTTCCAAAATATGAAATCCAGAAGAAtggaattttaaattatttattatttaaattattattttattattttaatttgttagttaaataattttttaggaataattatattttataatactatagtataattatataaattattattatactatatatattttgCCCTATGGATAAAATTTTCTGGATTCGTCACTGATTGTGATAATAATAAAGGAGGATgatgaggaaaaaaaaagaagaaattaaacaacaacaacaacaacaacaacaacaacaacaacaacaacaaggaagaggaggaggaagaggaaggagaggatgaagaagaGGAAACAATGGTGGTGGCAGCGATGATGACAACGACATTAAAGAAATAAGTgcataaaagaagaagaagacaatgaCGATAATAACGAAAGAGgagaaagaagatgaagaagaagaaaaagcaacgCACGCACGTACGAAGCACAAATGCATGATGAGTTGGGAACTTTGTTTAAAAAAtgggctaattttttttaatattggtcAAAGATGTGTATTATACAAGATTATTTGGCTTTAGGTGAGTTTTACTCTGCTGTAAATTTTtgttcaaaaaatacaaaatatcattgacattttgtatatttttaaattaattaaaaaaaatcattgacATTTTCTGCAACAACCCAAATTTTTATGTCAGCGCGATGTTTNNNNNNNNNNNATTAacccatatatatataatatatatatatattacttgtgttttaatatattcgATTGTCATAATTATTAttcgtttaagatatttataacttgaatcgctGACTCAGCAACTCCAGAATTTGACACCTAGCCAATATATTATCATTAATCATTATCATTGCCATTAGTTGCATTCAATTGGCCGAAGCCATTAAGGGAACAAAGAAAGGAAATGAAACGTGGCATGTAAGCATATATATGCATATATATAAGGGAAAGTATGAgtagccaatggaatatttagacaatgtgtacaatggaggtttagggagtattagagatataatcattagtgttacctttttccatcagctgaagcttttggaatgagtggtatcatgacatggtattagagcctTAGATCCGAAAGGttaagagttcgatccttggtgaaccccaaaattagTTTAAGGTTTTAGAAAGATGTTTATTATtgctagtactcggatggttattctaaatagtatgggggatgttcattttgtaattcaatagcccattgtacacattgtacaaatagcccattgtctccctagcggaaTCCTATATATAATAATGACATATGCTTTTTTTCATTTATTAACCATGACACCTGTAATGCCTTAACACCACAAACTCTTCGTTTACCCCATTAGCCTCTAATTATCATCGTCTAACTTCATTTGGTTTTCATTTTCATGCACGATGAGAAGAGAAGTGaccgagagtgagagagagaaaacTGTGAAACCTCCATGACTTCTAGCTTTAATTTCTTGTGATctgtaactctaataaaaaatttaatctaaTAAAAGTATTCATATCTTTCTCTTCTACACGTTGGCATCACTTTTGTTCGatagaagttgacggtgacgtagctccccttctccttgagttcggccaattgaaGTTCTAGGAGacacagacgatttctgacgttttTTTCTTCAGCAGCTCAATCAAAAAGTTTCTCCGAAGTtttcattgttttgatttcatACAGAGGTAGGATTTCGGTAAATTTTCaccaattaaatttatatttaataagtGAATTAATATTGGAATTGATCATTGATTGAATTTTCTTGAGATTATGTTGAGCTTTTGTGAAACTTTGATAATTGGTGATTGATGATGGTTCGGCCAGCAAGGAGCATCCCAAACCGTGATGCATTAACAAAATTTGAGCTGTCACAATGttgaaaattaagtaaaatttgaTAAAGTTTAAGTGACTAAGTGATTATATAAAAGTTACGGCGAATCGGTAACCATAAAATGCAAAAACGGATTAAGATTTAAATGtatattttgaaaagaaaataagaaggaTTTTGGTTCTTTGTGAAGAGAAAAAACAGCAATGAAGAACTATTTTTGGGggatgtaaatatttttttatgaaaagattgagtttaatattataattatataaatttttgggTATTTTCGGTAATAAATAAAGTTCAGGGATAAAACAGGTAATTTATAAAAGTTCAGGGttattttataaatatgaaaCAAAGAGTGAAGGTTTAAATGTAATTCTATAAAATATTGaggctaaaaataaattattaaggaGTTCGTAgtttagaaagtaattaataaaagtttGAATATAAGGTTTTATAAAATAAGTTTTAAGAGTGATTTTGGTTCTTTGTGAAGAGAAAAAACAGCAATGAAGAACTATTTTTGGGggatgtaaatatttttttatgaaaagattgagtttaatattataattatataaatttttgggTATTTTCGGTAATAAATAAAGTTCAGGGATAAAACAGGTAATTTATAAAAGTTCAGGGttattttataaatatgaaaCAAAGAGTGAAGGTTTAAATGTAATTCTATAAAATATTGaggctaaaaataaattattaaggaGTTCGTAgtttagaaagtaattaataaaagtttGAATATAAGGTTTTATAAAATAAGTTTTAAGAGTATTANNNNNNNNNNNNNNNNNNNNNNNNNNNNNNNNNNNNNNNNNNNNNNNNNNNNNNNNNNNNNNNNNNNNNNNNNNNNNNNNNNNNNNNNNNNNNNNNNNNNNNNNNNNNNNNNNNNNNNNNNNNNNNNNNNNNNNNNNNNNNNNNNNNNNNNNNNNNNNNNNNNNNNNNNNNNNNNNNNNNNNNNNNNNNNNNNNNNNNNNNNNNNNNNNNNNNNNNNNNNNNNNNNNNNNNNNNNNNNNNNNNNNNNNNNNNNNNNNNNNNNNNNNNNNNNNNNNNNNNNNNNNNNNNNNNNNNNNNNNNNNNNNNNNNNNNNNNNNNNNNNNNNNNNNNNNNNNNNNNNNNNNNNNNNNNNNNNNNNNNNNNNNNNNNNNNNNNNNNNNNNNNNNNNNNNNNNNNNNNNNNNNNNNNNNNNNNNNNNNNNNNNNNNNNNNNNNNNNNNNNNNNNNNNNNNNNNNNNNNNNNNNNNNNNNNNNNNNNNNNNNNNNNNNNNNNNNNNNNNNNNNNNNNNNNNNNNNNNNNNNNNNNNNNNNNNNNNNNNNNNNNNNNNNNNNNNNNNNNNNNNNNNNNNNNNNNNNNNNNNNNNNNNNNNNNNNNNNNNNNNNNNNNNNNNNNNNNNNNNNNNNNNNNNNNNNNNNNNNNNNNNNNNNNNNNNNNNNNNNNNNNNNNNNNNNNNNNNNNNNNNNNNNNNNNNNNNNNNNNNNNNNNNNNNNNNNNNNNNNNNNNNNNNNNNNNNNNNNNNNNNNNNNNNNNNNNNNNNNNNNNNNNNNNNNNNNNNNNNNNNNNNNNNNNNNNNNNNNNNNNNNNNNNNNNNNNNNNNNNNNNNNNNNNNNNNNNNNNNNNNNNNNNNNNNNNNNNNNNNNNNNNNNNNNNNNNNNNNNNNNNNNNNNNNNNNNNNNNNNNNNNNNNNNNNNNNNNNNNNNNNNNNNNNNNNNNNNNNNNNNNNNNNNNNNNNNNNNNNNNNNNNNNNNNNNNNNNNNNNNNNNNNNNNNNNNNNNNNNNNNNNNNNNNNNNNNNNNNNNNNNNNNNNNNNNNNNNNNNNNNNNNNNNNNNNNNNNNNNNNNNNNNNNNNNNNNNNNNNNNNNNNNNNNNNNNNNNNNNNNNNNNNNNNNNNNNNNNNNNNNNNNNNNNNNNNNNNNNNNNNNNNNNNNNNNNNNNNNNNNNNNNNNNNNNNNNNNNNNNNNNNNNNNNNNNNNNNNNNNNNNNNNNNNNNNNNNNNNNNNNNNNNNNNNNNNNNNNNNNNNNNNNNNNNNNNNNNNNNNNNNNNNNNNNNNNNNNNNNNNNNNNNNNNNNNNNNNNNNNNNNNNNNNNNNNNNNNNNNNNNNNNNNNNNNNNNNNNNNNNNNNNNNNNNNNNNNNNNNNNNNNNNNNNNNNNNNNNNNNNNNNNNNNNNNNNNNNNNNNNNNNNNNNN includes:
- the LOC107607593 gene encoding zinc finger MYM-type protein 1-like, which codes for MEKYFKRTSSLEIGSQNNSSTSSNKRIFLEFEVESLIADPGQQPKISSYHPNDRDKVRCAYLQKGPCQLRNHDFSQTACGSSFRRFNPNWFDDYGNWLEYSISKDAIFCLCCYLMKPETEGGDAFVTNGFSNWKKKERLQTHVRIHDSAHNQAWRKYEALMKPKQHIIRGQGYNGASNMQGEFNGLKTLILKENSYAFYVHCFAHQLQLALVTVAKKQVEIALLFNLLTNLCNVVGASCKRRDMLHDSQMTKTIEALKTLKRAGDTRWGSHYGTILRLISLFPSVVNVLEYVEEDGNNSEQRAEAFTNELSQALQMNDQNIVNAMALVKVSKQRLQTIRDDGWSLLVDEVSLFYDKYNITVPKMDDIFVSQGRSRRKAQKISNLHHFQVEIFYQVVDRQLQELNNRFIEVNTELLLCIACLNPRHSFLAFDKEKLIQLAQFYPLEFSSTQLLALDSQLENFILDVRSDDQFSNLNGIGALSQKLVETRKNIVYPLVFLLLKLALVFPVATASVERTFSAMNIIKSRLRNRMGDEFLNDCLVTYIERETFDCIDNEKIQSFQNMKSRRMEF